A window of Hemibagrus wyckioides isolate EC202008001 linkage group LG03, SWU_Hwy_1.0, whole genome shotgun sequence contains these coding sequences:
- the slf2 gene encoding SMC5-SMC6 complex localization factor protein 2 isoform X1, translating to MQSNLRQHITSMVNDIIPLGGPPRHRGGDKGRTHPVPQCSSQETHKKHAHKLKPVYPLSTHMCKTVLERRNRAAADFSPFSKKTFAGDNASMRKAQINSNNNNHLNNERSCQFAGKKVAPLQWQGSYEEQREFALNFFKQLNENLKVGRPVAHIENNLRKMPSVHSSLISSSMSESHKASAPPNSQRRQSLDRSMNQQSQQSVEKMDKPTERDHSSFSLSQGERMHHQTNAPAGGKSLSLKRRRESSAEMHREGKRPCQEELERYSSSTSSSTSGSPPKFIKRAFLKTSNEPVLTLKEKCSPTLNNPTGDRIKASNNVAKQLFQEPRTESNKFQTATPSTTGHGTGLHKEELRRSTENKCLAGNSATADPCTSPSSKLNPKRRESGSPVFSHTSSLPGLTDRSEISCPSQQPNATSPSSRDVMDSHNSKTIHRARKDVDLVWQDPLDLDSGEDEWLDSCVLSLSSSHSSEEDQLLPLKDILARSTCVLTTPEKMTFSEPSTPGLKDAPDNFKNKATSYKNTLEQMLKEKEQNQKSKELEMQLLQACKEDLLKLDEEDENEEEELSHEQREFLQRFSVTSCVIRDIHPGEEVFTLTNSGRLFNHQSLDLRKMDVTPNNRAQQTLLQAHSEQLLPLLSAGLFRRAFSSSPCQPQVTRWLFQMMSVHPDPIVCAQILQALTTIALSAAQQIVEKSNKKFEVWVPSIQDVALVFLNMGASYVSLFPLEDLQPSFTEGDLLESLEIQPEVTSEQEGDTFPEHNFENIIKYLALCAALCPKVYSDEELLLMLTVVCRVSLETRLQLLPTGDLSCLLQHLLNNMTQWEMQLSQVCQAITNLSEDHHNLRRLVQLLPHSGRGKQLRRHVSLSIISKLLNHQCTYTPSCTELQLSDLRCYLPRMRPSLLLKGLMAAKSTEQQETDDCANTPDQQAYYLCYSLLALTNEASNFEFLPSTQRNELLLLSAELEKHVKCDIRESEKMLYRSKVKDFVARIYTKWHVLLQRSRPPGKLYDQWMPLPENEMPTKKESQFSEQGDTEESLSEAPTIVQSDEEDFIEENEDITIESEEQLEDSDEKIQDETEELQDVSAEMKEKQSLISLDEKDANEMKDDMAMDEELLELSSDGSVESDDDEDLIRREDELLKDDESLDGNRDLVGGENEPEKLEVLEEHVDMLDINEN from the exons ATGCAAAGTAACCTCAGGCAGCACATCACCTCTATGG TGAATGACATAATTCCACTTGGTGGTCCACCACGTCACAGAGGCGGTGATAAAGGAAGAACTCACCCAGTGCCACAGTGCTCATCTCAGGAGACACATAAAAAGCATGCACACAAACTGAAACCTGTATATCCACTCTCCACACATATGTGTAAAACTGTGCTGGAAAGGAGGAATAGAGCTGCTGCAGATTTTTCTCCATTCTCCAAAAAGACCTTTGCAGGAGACAATGCGTCAATGAGAAAAGCACAAATtaacagcaacaataacaaccACTTAAATAATGAGAGATCATGCCAGTTCGCTGGTAAAAAAGTTGCTCCTTTACAGTGGCAGGGTTCATATGAGGAACAGAGAGAATTTGCCCTTAATTTCTTTAAGCAGCTGAATGAGAATTTGAAG GTTGGAAGGCCTGTGGCACACATAGAGAATAATCTACGTAAGATGCCTTCTGTGCATTCTTCTCTCATTTCCTCTTCTATGTCTGAGAGCCACAAAGCATCAGCTCCACCAAACTCTCAGAGAAGACAGAGTCTGGACCGAAGTATGAATCAGCAAAGTCAGCAGTCTGTTGAAAAGATGGACAAACCGACTGAGCGAGATCATAGCTCATTTTCACTTAGCCAG GGAGAACGCATGCATCACCAGACAAATGCACCAG caggTGGCAAATCTCTGTCTTTGAAGAGACGAAGAGAATCCAGTGCAGAAATGCATAGGGAGGGCAAGAGACCGTGTCAAGAAGAACTTGAGCGTTACTCATCGTCTACTAGTTCTTCCACTTCTGGCTCACCACCAAAGTTTATTAAACGTGCCTTCTTGAAGACATCTAATGAGCCTGTACTGACTCTAAAGGAGAAATGCTCCCCAACGTTAAATAATCCTACTGGAGACAGGATTAAGGCTTCAAACAATGTAGCCAAACAGCTTTTCCAAGAACCAAGGACAGAAAGCAATAAATTCCAGACAGCAACTCCAAGCACTACGGGACACGGAACAGGTCTTCATAAAGAAGAGCTGAGAAGGTCTACTGAAAACAAATGTCTTGCAGGTAACTCAGCCACTGCTGATCCTTGTACCTCACCTTCCAGTAAACTTAATCCAAAACGGAGAGAAAGTGGATCACCTGTCTTCTCACACACGAGTTCTTTGCCAGGTCTTACGGATAGGTCTGAGATCAGCTGTCCTTCCCAGCAACCAAATGCAACTTCACCCAGCTCTCGGGACGTCATGGATTCGCATAATTCAAAGACTATTCACAGAGCCAGGAAGGATGTAGACCTGGTATGGCAGGATCCTCTAGATTTGGATTCGGGGGAGGATGAGTGGTTGGATAGCTGTGTACTCAGCCTCAGCAGCAGCCATAGTAGTGAGGAGGATCAGCTGCTGCCTTTGAAGGATATCTTGGCACGCAGCACCTGTGTGCTCACCACACCAGAGAAGATGACATTCTCTGAGCCGAGCACTCCAGGCCTTAAAGATGCT CCAGATAACTTTAAAAATAAGGCTACAAGTTATAAGAATACACTGGAGCAAATGCTGAAGGAGAAGGAGCAGAATCAAAA ATCTAAGGAACTTGAAATGCAGCTACTTCAAGCTTGTAAAGAAGACCTGTTGAAActagatgaagaagatgaaaatgaagaagaagagcttTCCCATGAGCAAAG GGAATTCTTACAAAGATTCTCAGTTACCTCATGTGTCATAAGAGACATCCACCCTGGAGAGGAAGTGTTCACTCTCACCAACTCTGGCCGCCTCTTCAACCATCAGAGTCTGGATTTGAGGAAGATGGATGTTACGCCCAATAACAGAGCTCAGCAGACACTGCTACA AGCGCATTCAGAGCAGCTTCTGCCACTGCTGAGTGCAGGCTTGTTTAGAAGAGCCTTCTCATCCTCCCCCTGCCAGCCTCAGGTCACCCGCTGGCTTTTTCAG ATGATGTCAGTCCATCCAGATCCAATCGTCTGTGCACAGATTCTTCAGGCCTTGACAACTATTGCCTTATCTGCTGCTCAACAAATAG TGGAGAAAAGCAATAAGAAGTTTGAGGTATGGGTGCCCAGTATACAGGATGTTGCACTAGTCTTCTTAAACATGGGTGCGTCATATGTCAGTTTGTTTCCATTGGAGGATCTACAACCCTCTTTCACCGAGGGAGATCTGCT TGAGAGTTTGGAAATCCAGCCTGAAGTTACAAGTGAGCAAGAAGGTGACACATTTCCAGAGCACAATTTTGAGAACATTATCAAG TACCTGGCACTATGTGCAGCCTTGTGTCCAAAGGTGTACAGTGATGAGGAGCTGTTGTTGATGTTAACGGTGGTGTGTAGAGTTAGTTTGGAAACACGTTTGCAGCTGTTGCCCACTGGAGACCTCAGCTGCCTGCTACAGCACCTGCTCAACAACATGACACAATGGGAAATGCAG TTGTCTCAGGTTTGCCAGGCCATTACCAATCTGAGTGAGGATCACCACAACCTCAGACGGCTGGTACAGCTTCTACCTCATAGTGGTCGAGGAAA GCAACTGAGGAGACATGTGAGCCTGTCGATCATCTCTAAACTGTTAAACCACCAATGTACTTATACACCCTCTTGCACAGAACTTCAG TTGTCGGATCTGAGATGTTACCTACCTCGAATGCGTCCCTCCTTGCTGTTAAAGGGCTTAATGGCTGCAAAGTCCACAGAGCAACAGGAGACTGATGACTGTGCCAATACTCCAGACCAACAG GCTTATTACCTCTGCTACAGCCTTTTGGCTTTGACAAATGAAGCCTCCAATTTTGAGTTTTTGCCCTCAACACAGAGG AACGAGCTGCTGCTACTGTCTGCTGAACTAGAGAAACACGTTAAGTGCGACATCAGGGAGAGTGAGAAAATGCTTTACAGGAGTAAG GTAAAAGACTTTGTTGCTAGAATATACACCAAATGGCATGTGCTTCTCCAAAGATCAAGACCCCCGGGAAAGCTATATGATCAATGGATGCCTCTTCCTGAGAATGAAATGCCGACAAAGAAAGAGAGCCAATTCTCTGAGCAGGGAGACACAGAGGAGTCACTGAGTGAGGCGCCTACCATTGTCCAGTCAGATGAGGAAGACTTCATAGAAGAGAATGAAGACATAACAATAGAGAGTGAAGAACAACTAGAGgacagtgatgaaaagattcAAGACGAGACTGAAGAGTTACAGGATGTTTCAGCtgaaatgaaagagaaacaaaGCTTGATAAGCCTGGACGAAAAAGATGCAAATGAGATGAAAGATGATATGGCAATGGATGAAGAACTACTAGAACTAAGTTCTGATGGGTCAGTAGAGAGCGATGACGATGAAGACCTCATTAGAAGAGAAGACGAGCTTCTTAAAGATGATGAGTCTCTAGATGGAAATAGAGATCTTGTAGGGGGAGAGAATGAGCCTGAGAAACTAGAGGTTTTAGAGGAGCATGTAGATATGCTAGATATAAATGAGAACTGA
- the slf2 gene encoding SMC5-SMC6 complex localization factor protein 2 isoform X6: MPSVHSSLISSSMSESHKASAPPNSQRRQSLDRSMNQQSQQSVEKMDKPTERDHSSFSLSQGERMHHQTNAPAGGKSLSLKRRRESSAEMHREGKRPCQEELERYSSSTSSSTSGSPPKFIKRAFLKTSNEPVLTLKEKCSPTLNNPTGDRIKASNNVAKQLFQEPRTESNKFQTATPSTTGHGTGLHKEELRRSTENKCLAGNSATADPCTSPSSKLNPKRRESGSPVFSHTSSLPGLTDRSEISCPSQQPNATSPSSRDVMDSHNSKTIHRARKDVDLVWQDPLDLDSGEDEWLDSCVLSLSSSHSSEEDQLLPLKDILARSTCVLTTPEKMTFSEPSTPGLKDAPDNFKNKATSYKNTLEQMLKEKEQNQKSKELEMQLLQACKEDLLKLDEEDENEEEELSHEQREFLQRFSVTSCVIRDIHPGEEVFTLTNSGRLFNHQSLDLRKMDVTPNNRAQQTLLQAHSEQLLPLLSAGLFRRAFSSSPCQPQVTRWLFQMMSVHPDPIVCAQILQALTTIALSAAQQIVEKSNKKFEVWVPSIQDVALVFLNMGASYVSLFPLEDLQPSFTEGDLLESLEIQPEVTSEQEGDTFPEHNFENIIKYLALCAALCPKVYSDEELLLMLTVVCRVSLETRLQLLPTGDLSCLLQHLLNNMTQWEMQLSQVCQAITNLSEDHHNLRRLVQLLPHSGRGKQLRRHVSLSIISKLLNHQCTYTPSCTELQLSDLRCYLPRMRPSLLLKGLMAAKSTEQQETDDCANTPDQQAYYLCYSLLALTNEASNFEFLPSTQRNELLLLSAELEKHVKCDIRESEKMLYRSKVKDFVARIYTKWHVLLQRSRPPGKLYDQWMPLPENEMPTKKESQFSEQGDTEESLSEAPTIVQSDEEDFIEENEDITIESEEQLEDSDEKIQDETEELQDVSAEMKEKQSLISLDEKDANEMKDDMAMDEELLELSSDGSVESDDDEDLIRREDELLKDDESLDGNRDLVGGENEPEKLEVLEEHVDMLDINEN; encoded by the exons ATGCCTTCTGTGCATTCTTCTCTCATTTCCTCTTCTATGTCTGAGAGCCACAAAGCATCAGCTCCACCAAACTCTCAGAGAAGACAGAGTCTGGACCGAAGTATGAATCAGCAAAGTCAGCAGTCTGTTGAAAAGATGGACAAACCGACTGAGCGAGATCATAGCTCATTTTCACTTAGCCAG GGAGAACGCATGCATCACCAGACAAATGCACCAG caggTGGCAAATCTCTGTCTTTGAAGAGACGAAGAGAATCCAGTGCAGAAATGCATAGGGAGGGCAAGAGACCGTGTCAAGAAGAACTTGAGCGTTACTCATCGTCTACTAGTTCTTCCACTTCTGGCTCACCACCAAAGTTTATTAAACGTGCCTTCTTGAAGACATCTAATGAGCCTGTACTGACTCTAAAGGAGAAATGCTCCCCAACGTTAAATAATCCTACTGGAGACAGGATTAAGGCTTCAAACAATGTAGCCAAACAGCTTTTCCAAGAACCAAGGACAGAAAGCAATAAATTCCAGACAGCAACTCCAAGCACTACGGGACACGGAACAGGTCTTCATAAAGAAGAGCTGAGAAGGTCTACTGAAAACAAATGTCTTGCAGGTAACTCAGCCACTGCTGATCCTTGTACCTCACCTTCCAGTAAACTTAATCCAAAACGGAGAGAAAGTGGATCACCTGTCTTCTCACACACGAGTTCTTTGCCAGGTCTTACGGATAGGTCTGAGATCAGCTGTCCTTCCCAGCAACCAAATGCAACTTCACCCAGCTCTCGGGACGTCATGGATTCGCATAATTCAAAGACTATTCACAGAGCCAGGAAGGATGTAGACCTGGTATGGCAGGATCCTCTAGATTTGGATTCGGGGGAGGATGAGTGGTTGGATAGCTGTGTACTCAGCCTCAGCAGCAGCCATAGTAGTGAGGAGGATCAGCTGCTGCCTTTGAAGGATATCTTGGCACGCAGCACCTGTGTGCTCACCACACCAGAGAAGATGACATTCTCTGAGCCGAGCACTCCAGGCCTTAAAGATGCT CCAGATAACTTTAAAAATAAGGCTACAAGTTATAAGAATACACTGGAGCAAATGCTGAAGGAGAAGGAGCAGAATCAAAA ATCTAAGGAACTTGAAATGCAGCTACTTCAAGCTTGTAAAGAAGACCTGTTGAAActagatgaagaagatgaaaatgaagaagaagagcttTCCCATGAGCAAAG GGAATTCTTACAAAGATTCTCAGTTACCTCATGTGTCATAAGAGACATCCACCCTGGAGAGGAAGTGTTCACTCTCACCAACTCTGGCCGCCTCTTCAACCATCAGAGTCTGGATTTGAGGAAGATGGATGTTACGCCCAATAACAGAGCTCAGCAGACACTGCTACA AGCGCATTCAGAGCAGCTTCTGCCACTGCTGAGTGCAGGCTTGTTTAGAAGAGCCTTCTCATCCTCCCCCTGCCAGCCTCAGGTCACCCGCTGGCTTTTTCAG ATGATGTCAGTCCATCCAGATCCAATCGTCTGTGCACAGATTCTTCAGGCCTTGACAACTATTGCCTTATCTGCTGCTCAACAAATAG TGGAGAAAAGCAATAAGAAGTTTGAGGTATGGGTGCCCAGTATACAGGATGTTGCACTAGTCTTCTTAAACATGGGTGCGTCATATGTCAGTTTGTTTCCATTGGAGGATCTACAACCCTCTTTCACCGAGGGAGATCTGCT TGAGAGTTTGGAAATCCAGCCTGAAGTTACAAGTGAGCAAGAAGGTGACACATTTCCAGAGCACAATTTTGAGAACATTATCAAG TACCTGGCACTATGTGCAGCCTTGTGTCCAAAGGTGTACAGTGATGAGGAGCTGTTGTTGATGTTAACGGTGGTGTGTAGAGTTAGTTTGGAAACACGTTTGCAGCTGTTGCCCACTGGAGACCTCAGCTGCCTGCTACAGCACCTGCTCAACAACATGACACAATGGGAAATGCAG TTGTCTCAGGTTTGCCAGGCCATTACCAATCTGAGTGAGGATCACCACAACCTCAGACGGCTGGTACAGCTTCTACCTCATAGTGGTCGAGGAAA GCAACTGAGGAGACATGTGAGCCTGTCGATCATCTCTAAACTGTTAAACCACCAATGTACTTATACACCCTCTTGCACAGAACTTCAG TTGTCGGATCTGAGATGTTACCTACCTCGAATGCGTCCCTCCTTGCTGTTAAAGGGCTTAATGGCTGCAAAGTCCACAGAGCAACAGGAGACTGATGACTGTGCCAATACTCCAGACCAACAG GCTTATTACCTCTGCTACAGCCTTTTGGCTTTGACAAATGAAGCCTCCAATTTTGAGTTTTTGCCCTCAACACAGAGG AACGAGCTGCTGCTACTGTCTGCTGAACTAGAGAAACACGTTAAGTGCGACATCAGGGAGAGTGAGAAAATGCTTTACAGGAGTAAG GTAAAAGACTTTGTTGCTAGAATATACACCAAATGGCATGTGCTTCTCCAAAGATCAAGACCCCCGGGAAAGCTATATGATCAATGGATGCCTCTTCCTGAGAATGAAATGCCGACAAAGAAAGAGAGCCAATTCTCTGAGCAGGGAGACACAGAGGAGTCACTGAGTGAGGCGCCTACCATTGTCCAGTCAGATGAGGAAGACTTCATAGAAGAGAATGAAGACATAACAATAGAGAGTGAAGAACAACTAGAGgacagtgatgaaaagattcAAGACGAGACTGAAGAGTTACAGGATGTTTCAGCtgaaatgaaagagaaacaaaGCTTGATAAGCCTGGACGAAAAAGATGCAAATGAGATGAAAGATGATATGGCAATGGATGAAGAACTACTAGAACTAAGTTCTGATGGGTCAGTAGAGAGCGATGACGATGAAGACCTCATTAGAAGAGAAGACGAGCTTCTTAAAGATGATGAGTCTCTAGATGGAAATAGAGATCTTGTAGGGGGAGAGAATGAGCCTGAGAAACTAGAGGTTTTAGAGGAGCATGTAGATATGCTAGATATAAATGAGAACTGA
- the slf2 gene encoding SMC5-SMC6 complex localization factor protein 2 isoform X3: MQSNLRQHITSMVNDIIPLGGPPRHRGGDKGRTHPVPQCSSQETHKKHAHKLKPVYPLSTHMCKTVLERRNRAAADFSPFSKKTFAGDNASMRKAQINSNNNNHLNNERSCQFAGKKVAPLQWQGSYEEQREFALNFFKQLNENLKVGRPVAHIENNLRKMPSVHSSLISSSMSESHKASAPPNSQRRQSLDRSMNQQSQQSVEKMDKPTERDHSSFSLSQGERMHHQTNAPAGGKSLSLKRRRESSAEMHREGKRPCQEELERYSSSTSSSTSGSPPKFIKRAFLKTSNEPVLTLKEKCSPTLNNPTGDRIKASNNVAKQLFQEPRTESNKFQTATPSTTGHGTGLHKEELRRSTENKCLAGLTDRSEISCPSQQPNATSPSSRDVMDSHNSKTIHRARKDVDLVWQDPLDLDSGEDEWLDSCVLSLSSSHSSEEDQLLPLKDILARSTCVLTTPEKMTFSEPSTPGLKDAPDNFKNKATSYKNTLEQMLKEKEQNQKSKELEMQLLQACKEDLLKLDEEDENEEEELSHEQREFLQRFSVTSCVIRDIHPGEEVFTLTNSGRLFNHQSLDLRKMDVTPNNRAQQTLLQAHSEQLLPLLSAGLFRRAFSSSPCQPQVTRWLFQMMSVHPDPIVCAQILQALTTIALSAAQQIVEKSNKKFEVWVPSIQDVALVFLNMGASYVSLFPLEDLQPSFTEGDLLESLEIQPEVTSEQEGDTFPEHNFENIIKYLALCAALCPKVYSDEELLLMLTVVCRVSLETRLQLLPTGDLSCLLQHLLNNMTQWEMQLSQVCQAITNLSEDHHNLRRLVQLLPHSGRGKQLRRHVSLSIISKLLNHQCTYTPSCTELQLSDLRCYLPRMRPSLLLKGLMAAKSTEQQETDDCANTPDQQAYYLCYSLLALTNEASNFEFLPSTQRNELLLLSAELEKHVKCDIRESEKMLYRSKVKDFVARIYTKWHVLLQRSRPPGKLYDQWMPLPENEMPTKKESQFSEQGDTEESLSEAPTIVQSDEEDFIEENEDITIESEEQLEDSDEKIQDETEELQDVSAEMKEKQSLISLDEKDANEMKDDMAMDEELLELSSDGSVESDDDEDLIRREDELLKDDESLDGNRDLVGGENEPEKLEVLEEHVDMLDINEN; this comes from the exons ATGCAAAGTAACCTCAGGCAGCACATCACCTCTATGG TGAATGACATAATTCCACTTGGTGGTCCACCACGTCACAGAGGCGGTGATAAAGGAAGAACTCACCCAGTGCCACAGTGCTCATCTCAGGAGACACATAAAAAGCATGCACACAAACTGAAACCTGTATATCCACTCTCCACACATATGTGTAAAACTGTGCTGGAAAGGAGGAATAGAGCTGCTGCAGATTTTTCTCCATTCTCCAAAAAGACCTTTGCAGGAGACAATGCGTCAATGAGAAAAGCACAAATtaacagcaacaataacaaccACTTAAATAATGAGAGATCATGCCAGTTCGCTGGTAAAAAAGTTGCTCCTTTACAGTGGCAGGGTTCATATGAGGAACAGAGAGAATTTGCCCTTAATTTCTTTAAGCAGCTGAATGAGAATTTGAAG GTTGGAAGGCCTGTGGCACACATAGAGAATAATCTACGTAAGATGCCTTCTGTGCATTCTTCTCTCATTTCCTCTTCTATGTCTGAGAGCCACAAAGCATCAGCTCCACCAAACTCTCAGAGAAGACAGAGTCTGGACCGAAGTATGAATCAGCAAAGTCAGCAGTCTGTTGAAAAGATGGACAAACCGACTGAGCGAGATCATAGCTCATTTTCACTTAGCCAG GGAGAACGCATGCATCACCAGACAAATGCACCAG caggTGGCAAATCTCTGTCTTTGAAGAGACGAAGAGAATCCAGTGCAGAAATGCATAGGGAGGGCAAGAGACCGTGTCAAGAAGAACTTGAGCGTTACTCATCGTCTACTAGTTCTTCCACTTCTGGCTCACCACCAAAGTTTATTAAACGTGCCTTCTTGAAGACATCTAATGAGCCTGTACTGACTCTAAAGGAGAAATGCTCCCCAACGTTAAATAATCCTACTGGAGACAGGATTAAGGCTTCAAACAATGTAGCCAAACAGCTTTTCCAAGAACCAAGGACAGAAAGCAATAAATTCCAGACAGCAACTCCAAGCACTACGGGACACGGAACAGGTCTTCATAAAGAAGAGCTGAGAAGGTCTACTGAAAACAAATGTCTTGCAG GTCTTACGGATAGGTCTGAGATCAGCTGTCCTTCCCAGCAACCAAATGCAACTTCACCCAGCTCTCGGGACGTCATGGATTCGCATAATTCAAAGACTATTCACAGAGCCAGGAAGGATGTAGACCTGGTATGGCAGGATCCTCTAGATTTGGATTCGGGGGAGGATGAGTGGTTGGATAGCTGTGTACTCAGCCTCAGCAGCAGCCATAGTAGTGAGGAGGATCAGCTGCTGCCTTTGAAGGATATCTTGGCACGCAGCACCTGTGTGCTCACCACACCAGAGAAGATGACATTCTCTGAGCCGAGCACTCCAGGCCTTAAAGATGCT CCAGATAACTTTAAAAATAAGGCTACAAGTTATAAGAATACACTGGAGCAAATGCTGAAGGAGAAGGAGCAGAATCAAAA ATCTAAGGAACTTGAAATGCAGCTACTTCAAGCTTGTAAAGAAGACCTGTTGAAActagatgaagaagatgaaaatgaagaagaagagcttTCCCATGAGCAAAG GGAATTCTTACAAAGATTCTCAGTTACCTCATGTGTCATAAGAGACATCCACCCTGGAGAGGAAGTGTTCACTCTCACCAACTCTGGCCGCCTCTTCAACCATCAGAGTCTGGATTTGAGGAAGATGGATGTTACGCCCAATAACAGAGCTCAGCAGACACTGCTACA AGCGCATTCAGAGCAGCTTCTGCCACTGCTGAGTGCAGGCTTGTTTAGAAGAGCCTTCTCATCCTCCCCCTGCCAGCCTCAGGTCACCCGCTGGCTTTTTCAG ATGATGTCAGTCCATCCAGATCCAATCGTCTGTGCACAGATTCTTCAGGCCTTGACAACTATTGCCTTATCTGCTGCTCAACAAATAG TGGAGAAAAGCAATAAGAAGTTTGAGGTATGGGTGCCCAGTATACAGGATGTTGCACTAGTCTTCTTAAACATGGGTGCGTCATATGTCAGTTTGTTTCCATTGGAGGATCTACAACCCTCTTTCACCGAGGGAGATCTGCT TGAGAGTTTGGAAATCCAGCCTGAAGTTACAAGTGAGCAAGAAGGTGACACATTTCCAGAGCACAATTTTGAGAACATTATCAAG TACCTGGCACTATGTGCAGCCTTGTGTCCAAAGGTGTACAGTGATGAGGAGCTGTTGTTGATGTTAACGGTGGTGTGTAGAGTTAGTTTGGAAACACGTTTGCAGCTGTTGCCCACTGGAGACCTCAGCTGCCTGCTACAGCACCTGCTCAACAACATGACACAATGGGAAATGCAG TTGTCTCAGGTTTGCCAGGCCATTACCAATCTGAGTGAGGATCACCACAACCTCAGACGGCTGGTACAGCTTCTACCTCATAGTGGTCGAGGAAA GCAACTGAGGAGACATGTGAGCCTGTCGATCATCTCTAAACTGTTAAACCACCAATGTACTTATACACCCTCTTGCACAGAACTTCAG TTGTCGGATCTGAGATGTTACCTACCTCGAATGCGTCCCTCCTTGCTGTTAAAGGGCTTAATGGCTGCAAAGTCCACAGAGCAACAGGAGACTGATGACTGTGCCAATACTCCAGACCAACAG GCTTATTACCTCTGCTACAGCCTTTTGGCTTTGACAAATGAAGCCTCCAATTTTGAGTTTTTGCCCTCAACACAGAGG AACGAGCTGCTGCTACTGTCTGCTGAACTAGAGAAACACGTTAAGTGCGACATCAGGGAGAGTGAGAAAATGCTTTACAGGAGTAAG GTAAAAGACTTTGTTGCTAGAATATACACCAAATGGCATGTGCTTCTCCAAAGATCAAGACCCCCGGGAAAGCTATATGATCAATGGATGCCTCTTCCTGAGAATGAAATGCCGACAAAGAAAGAGAGCCAATTCTCTGAGCAGGGAGACACAGAGGAGTCACTGAGTGAGGCGCCTACCATTGTCCAGTCAGATGAGGAAGACTTCATAGAAGAGAATGAAGACATAACAATAGAGAGTGAAGAACAACTAGAGgacagtgatgaaaagattcAAGACGAGACTGAAGAGTTACAGGATGTTTCAGCtgaaatgaaagagaaacaaaGCTTGATAAGCCTGGACGAAAAAGATGCAAATGAGATGAAAGATGATATGGCAATGGATGAAGAACTACTAGAACTAAGTTCTGATGGGTCAGTAGAGAGCGATGACGATGAAGACCTCATTAGAAGAGAAGACGAGCTTCTTAAAGATGATGAGTCTCTAGATGGAAATAGAGATCTTGTAGGGGGAGAGAATGAGCCTGAGAAACTAGAGGTTTTAGAGGAGCATGTAGATATGCTAGATATAAATGAGAACTGA